One region of Jeotgalibacillus aurantiacus genomic DNA includes:
- a CDS encoding MFS transporter — MSAGKLDRSIWGNRLFVKMFSSYSISVMGNYFDAVAIMILFGFVWQADPFLIALIPVAMALPQALLGQFSGVFADRTDKLKMMFLADLISVVLTLMLVFVSGPWLALLIIACRSVVNLIHYPAQQGMVKEVVPEHQLFQAFSLNGIMLQFSKIAAPLIGGVIAGAVSPQICILINAIMLIISCFVLFSMRREYSVFEKDSYAMAHNNRGDFWISWREGWLIIFTSRPLWVSFMLAFLGLLTIQMIDIQFTTWFRELSPDQPELIGYLFASSGAGAVVMIVLLNRFSNLRDYGWLMGGSLACVGIGFGGIGLLEAGFPLWQPIIFGAIIGLGVGLYSVGFQYIIHKHTSKENIGRVSGINQTICSLCVVVGPLIGGILVRLFGAGAVFMFVGLFCLLIGMVAFTLRNVLWKETVSAAQVISDEII, encoded by the coding sequence ATGTCAGCAGGTAAATTAGATCGTTCTATTTGGGGCAATCGTTTGTTTGTAAAGATGTTTTCGTCTTATTCAATTTCTGTCATGGGAAATTATTTTGATGCTGTCGCGATTATGATTTTATTTGGATTCGTCTGGCAGGCAGATCCTTTTTTAATCGCTTTAATTCCCGTTGCAATGGCATTGCCGCAAGCGCTATTAGGTCAGTTCTCAGGAGTGTTTGCCGACCGGACTGACAAGCTGAAAATGATGTTTTTGGCTGATCTTATCAGTGTGGTGTTGACGCTTATGCTGGTCTTCGTTTCGGGTCCATGGCTCGCGCTACTCATCATTGCGTGCAGATCAGTGGTGAATTTGATTCATTATCCTGCTCAACAGGGGATGGTAAAAGAGGTGGTGCCAGAGCATCAGCTTTTCCAGGCTTTTTCTTTAAATGGAATCATGCTGCAGTTTTCTAAAATTGCAGCACCGTTAATTGGAGGAGTGATAGCAGGAGCAGTATCACCGCAAATATGTATTTTGATCAACGCAATAATGCTCATTATTTCGTGTTTTGTTTTATTCAGTATGAGAAGAGAATATTCAGTGTTTGAAAAAGATTCTTATGCTATGGCTCACAATAATAGAGGTGATTTTTGGATTTCATGGCGTGAAGGCTGGCTGATCATTTTTACCAGCCGTCCACTATGGGTCAGCTTTATGCTCGCTTTTTTAGGTTTACTTACAATCCAGATGATTGATATTCAATTCACTACATGGTTCAGAGAGCTGTCACCTGATCAACCTGAATTAATCGGTTATCTGTTTGCCTCTTCCGGAGCGGGTGCCGTTGTCATGATTGTGCTGTTAAATCGATTTTCAAATCTGCGGGATTACGGTTGGCTCATGGGTGGAAGTCTTGCCTGCGTTGGAATTGGATTTGGAGGAATTGGATTACTTGAGGCAGGATTCCCTTTATGGCAGCCCATCATTTTCGGTGCTATCATTGGTCTTGGTGTGGGTTTATACTCGGTGGGATTTCAATATATCATCCATAAGCATACTTCGAAAGAGAATATTGGGAGAGTATCAGGTATTAATCAGACCATATGCAGCTTGTGTGTTGTAGTTGGCCCATTAATCGGTGGGATACTTGTCAGGTTATTCGGTGCAGGTGCGGTTTTTATGTTTGTGGGGTTATTTTGCTTGCTTATAGGGATGGTTGCTTTTACCCTTAGAAATGTATTATGGAAGGAAACGGTTTCAGCCGCTCAGGTAATCAGCGACGAAATAATATGA
- a CDS encoding Na+/H+ antiporter NhaC family protein encodes MTNQEIPQSNPLALIPFGIFILLFIGSGVITGDFYLMPVLVALFIAILVALLMNRKTDFQTKVMQLSKGGGHPNIILMVIIFLLAGAFASVADGAGAVDSTVNLGLSFLPQNLLIVGLFIIGCFISISMGTSTGTIVALAPIGLGVSEQTDIGVALAMGAIVSGAMFGDNLSIISDTTIAAVRTQGTKMKDKFKANVKIVLPAAIITAIIFAVMTTGSSASLEESNPYNLLQVLPYLGVLIFAIAGANVILVLLGGIIFAGIVGLGLGEFSLLTLIELIGTGFSNMFELAMIAILLGGLVELIKQNGGIEFLLQSVTKRVNSKRGGEAGIAGLVSTVNFATANNTISIITAGPLARQISERFGIDNRRSASLLDIFSSSVQGLIPYGAQLLAVAGVAGISPVEIVPFCIYPMLIALSGIIAIAIQFPRFKTPGVVED; translated from the coding sequence ATGACGAATCAGGAAATACCTCAGAGTAATCCGCTTGCTCTGATTCCGTTTGGCATATTTATTTTATTATTTATTGGTTCAGGTGTAATCACGGGTGATTTTTATTTAATGCCTGTGCTGGTTGCTTTATTTATTGCGATTTTGGTCGCCTTACTGATGAATCGCAAAACTGATTTTCAGACGAAGGTGATGCAGCTGTCTAAGGGTGGAGGTCATCCGAATATTATTTTGATGGTCATTATCTTTCTTTTAGCAGGAGCTTTTGCATCCGTTGCTGATGGTGCTGGTGCAGTAGATTCGACGGTCAATCTTGGACTGTCCTTTTTACCGCAGAATCTGTTGATCGTCGGATTATTTATTATAGGATGTTTTATCTCTATTTCTATGGGGACTTCTACAGGTACGATTGTGGCGCTGGCACCGATCGGACTTGGTGTATCAGAGCAGACAGATATCGGTGTTGCGCTGGCGATGGGTGCGATTGTGAGTGGCGCGATGTTTGGTGATAATCTGTCCATTATCTCAGATACGACCATTGCAGCAGTACGCACGCAGGGAACGAAGATGAAGGATAAGTTTAAAGCAAATGTTAAAATCGTTCTTCCGGCTGCGATCATTACAGCAATCATTTTCGCTGTGATGACAACGGGATCAAGTGCCTCATTGGAGGAATCGAATCCTTATAATCTCCTGCAGGTGCTTCCGTATTTAGGCGTACTGATCTTTGCGATTGCAGGAGCAAACGTCATTCTTGTTTTGCTTGGCGGTATTATTTTTGCTGGAATTGTAGGTCTAGGACTTGGTGAATTCAGTTTGCTGACCTTGATCGAACTGATTGGAACAGGATTCTCTAATATGTTTGAGCTTGCGATGATTGCGATTTTACTTGGTGGACTGGTGGAACTCATCAAACAGAATGGCGGCATTGAATTTCTGCTTCAGTCTGTTACAAAACGAGTCAATTCCAAGCGCGGTGGAGAGGCAGGGATTGCCGGCCTCGTAAGTACGGTGAATTTCGCAACAGCGAACAATACGATCTCAATTATTACGGCAGGTCCGCTTGCAAGACAGATCTCAGAACGTTTTGGTATCGACAATAGAAGATCTGCGAGTCTGCTTGATATTTTCTCAAGCTCTGTGCAGGGGCTGATTCCATACGGTGCACAGCTGCTTGCAGTAGCAGGTGTAGCGGGCATTTCTCCTGTGGAGATTGTACCGTTCTGTATTTATCCAATGCTGATCGCATTGTCAGGAATCATTGCGATCGCTATTCAATTCCCGAGATTTAAAACACCTGGTGTGGTGGAGGATTAA
- a CDS encoding RNA polymerase sigma factor — MYLELETNLRRFARSIARHEQEADDLIQQAVIKSLAHESMLQELPVYKQRAWFFRVMKNQLVDERRKEQRLTGWEDDFEQIRLDQRFTHIEVTELLADLSQEYKDIIFKRYWIGLSSKEIGQQLHLPAATVRYKLSQALKQLKKKLEED; from the coding sequence TTGTATCTGGAATTGGAAACTAATCTGCGCAGGTTTGCCAGGTCAATTGCAAGACATGAACAGGAAGCAGATGACCTGATTCAGCAGGCTGTGATCAAATCGCTTGCTCATGAAAGTATGCTTCAGGAACTGCCTGTTTATAAACAGCGTGCCTGGTTCTTCCGGGTGATGAAAAATCAGCTGGTTGATGAACGGAGAAAAGAGCAGCGGCTGACAGGGTGGGAGGATGACTTTGAGCAAATCAGACTGGATCAGCGATTTACTCATATTGAGGTCACTGAATTACTTGCCGATCTGTCACAGGAATACAAGGATATTATCTTTAAGCGGTACTGGATTGGATTATCAAGTAAAGAAATTGGTCAACAGCTGCATCTGCCTGCCGCTACGGTCCGCTACAAATTAAGTCAGGCGTTGAAACAATTAAAAAAGAAATTGGAGGAAGATTAA
- a CDS encoding PTS mannitol transporter subunit IICB, translated as MTNVANFEEHSHTEDKKPSVRAKIQAVGGFLTNMVLPNIGAFIAWGILTALFIPTGWIPNEQLGEIVGPAITYLLPLLLAYTGGRMVAGQRGAVMGAIGAIGLIVGSDIPMFLGAMIIGPLGGYVIKKFDQLIENRIPAGFEMIVNNFSIGILGFGLMIVSYLFIGPVIENVNDAMTSAIQALVQTGFLPLLSLVNEPAKVLFLNNVIDQGIYYPLGMQDTLDAGKSIFFTVASNPGPGLGLLLAFTLFGTKVARRTAPGAIVIHFLGGIHELYFPYVLMKPLTIIGMIAGGMSGIAVFSFFDAGLVAGPSPGSIFAYLALTPRGNFLGIISGVLVAAAVTFAVTSVILKLDKNTGDEADLTSSIAKSKSMKAEGKQLMNFSADASTTQEISKISFACDAGAGSSALGATTFRKKLQKKGISNIEVKHYRIEDVPESSDIIVVHKNLSDRARMAHGDKKIITIESYLNDPSLDELLDQLSKD; from the coding sequence ATGACAAACGTGGCGAACTTTGAGGAGCACAGTCATACTGAAGACAAAAAGCCGTCTGTCCGTGCAAAAATTCAGGCCGTCGGGGGATTCCTGACGAACATGGTACTCCCTAACATCGGCGCATTTATTGCATGGGGTATTTTGACCGCGCTGTTTATTCCTACTGGCTGGATTCCTAATGAACAGCTTGGTGAAATCGTCGGCCCGGCGATCACCTACCTCCTTCCATTGCTTCTTGCCTACACCGGAGGAAGAATGGTTGCCGGCCAAAGAGGAGCTGTGATGGGTGCGATCGGGGCCATTGGATTGATCGTCGGCTCTGATATTCCAATGTTTCTTGGTGCAATGATCATCGGACCTTTAGGTGGATATGTGATTAAGAAATTTGATCAGCTGATCGAAAACAGAATTCCTGCCGGTTTTGAAATGATCGTCAATAACTTCTCAATCGGTATACTCGGTTTCGGTTTGATGATCGTATCCTATCTGTTCATTGGACCCGTGATTGAAAATGTGAATGATGCCATGACCTCGGCGATTCAAGCTCTTGTACAGACAGGCTTCCTGCCACTGCTTTCGTTAGTCAATGAACCTGCGAAAGTATTATTTTTAAATAACGTTATTGATCAGGGTATTTACTATCCGCTCGGCATGCAGGATACGCTTGACGCTGGAAAATCAATCTTCTTTACAGTTGCTTCAAACCCTGGACCGGGTCTTGGACTACTGCTTGCTTTCACGCTCTTCGGAACTAAAGTCGCAAGAAGAACAGCACCTGGTGCGATCGTCATCCACTTCCTTGGCGGTATTCACGAATTGTACTTCCCGTACGTATTAATGAAACCACTTACAATTATCGGAATGATTGCCGGTGGTATGTCCGGGATTGCTGTTTTCAGCTTTTTCGATGCCGGACTTGTAGCAGGACCTAGCCCTGGCTCTATTTTCGCTTATCTTGCCCTGACACCAAGAGGAAATTTCCTCGGCATCATTTCAGGTGTCTTAGTCGCTGCTGCTGTAACGTTTGCAGTAACATCGGTTATTCTAAAGCTTGATAAAAACACAGGTGATGAAGCTGACTTAACGAGCTCAATCGCTAAATCAAAATCGATGAAGGCTGAAGGAAAACAGTTAATGAACTTTTCAGCTGACGCTTCAACAACACAGGAAATCAGCAAGATCTCGTTCGCTTGTGATGCAGGTGCTGGAAGTAGTGCATTAGGCGCGACTACGTTTAGAAAAAAGCTGCAAAAGAAAGGTATTTCCAATATCGAAGTCAAGCATTACCGTATTGAGGATGTACCTGAATCATCAGACATCATTGTTGTTCACAAGAATTTATCGGATCGCGCAAGAATGGCACACGGTGATAAGAAAATCATCACGATTGAAAGTTACCTGAATGATCCGAGTCTCGATGAGCTTTTAGATCAATTAAGTAAGGATTAA
- a CDS encoding PTS sugar transporter subunit IIA, with protein MLADLLKGNIYFTDELPTWEESIKVAAEPLLSKRFITEDYVQDMIKNVQINGSYIVIAPGIAMPHAQNEGGVLKTGISFLKVENSVTYPEDKEVNILFVLAAEDSNGHLELISDLSSLLIDEDVMEQLKQTKKEEEVISLINSLE; from the coding sequence ATGTTAGCTGATCTTTTAAAAGGAAATATTTATTTTACGGATGAATTGCCAACGTGGGAGGAATCAATAAAAGTTGCAGCTGAACCCCTCTTAAGTAAGCGCTTTATTACAGAAGATTATGTTCAGGATATGATCAAAAATGTACAGATCAACGGCTCATATATCGTGATTGCGCCTGGTATTGCCATGCCACATGCTCAAAATGAGGGAGGGGTTTTAAAGACCGGGATCTCGTTTTTAAAAGTTGAAAATAGCGTAACTTACCCTGAAGACAAAGAAGTAAACATTTTGTTTGTCCTTGCAGCTGAAGACAGTAACGGTCACCTGGAGCTGATCTCAGACCTGTCATCACTGCTGATTGACGAGGACGTCATGGAGCAGTTGAAACAGACCAAAAAAGAAGAAGAGGTTATTAGTCTGATCAATTCACTTGAATAA
- a CDS encoding mannitol-1-phosphate 5-dehydrogenase: MRALHFGAGNIGKGFIGYVLSKNGYDVCFVDVNQQMIDDINQHNRYEIEILSEELRMETISSVTALNSITQQNEVIEGIVHADIITTSVGVQNLSKVAVILAEGLKKRVKSNPREINIMANENAIHASSTLKAEVYKLFTQDEADAIDEMASFPNTAVDRLALSRPGDNGDIPMVEPFYEWVIDQSERIEDNLPLLQGVTYTNDLLPYIERKLCIVNMGHAATAYLGHLAGYRTIRETLEDAEIAILVKGSMQEAARYIEMKFDANPAELNDFIDKILSRFKNPQVNDDVKRVGRSPIRKLGNNERMLTPTLSLHDSGIRVKYLTEAIAAGFLFDVPEDEESEKLQEFISANGINKAVEEISGVKNIELIEEISNTYKTLKKKRLSV; encoded by the coding sequence ATGCGCGCATTACACTTCGGAGCAGGGAATATCGGAAAAGGATTTATCGGTTATGTGCTGAGTAAGAATGGCTATGACGTTTGCTTTGTGGATGTTAACCAGCAGATGATTGACGACATTAATCAACACAACCGTTATGAGATTGAAATTCTAAGTGAAGAGCTTCGTATGGAAACGATCTCCTCTGTTACAGCTTTAAACAGTATCACCCAACAAAATGAGGTGATAGAGGGCATTGTTCATGCTGATATCATTACGACATCTGTAGGTGTACAAAATCTTTCGAAGGTCGCAGTGATTCTCGCTGAGGGATTGAAAAAACGAGTTAAATCAAATCCCAGGGAAATCAATATTATGGCGAATGAAAATGCCATTCATGCAAGTTCAACCCTGAAAGCGGAGGTTTATAAACTCTTCACTCAGGATGAGGCCGATGCCATTGACGAAATGGCTTCTTTTCCAAATACTGCGGTTGATCGATTGGCGCTGTCAAGACCAGGCGATAATGGGGATATTCCTATGGTAGAGCCATTTTACGAATGGGTTATTGATCAATCTGAAAGAATTGAAGATAACCTGCCCCTTCTTCAGGGCGTTACCTATACAAATGATTTGCTGCCTTATATTGAACGGAAGCTTTGTATCGTCAATATGGGACATGCCGCTACCGCTTACCTTGGACATTTAGCTGGATACCGCACCATCAGGGAAACGCTTGAAGATGCTGAGATCGCAATCCTGGTTAAAGGATCAATGCAGGAAGCAGCCCGTTATATTGAGATGAAATTTGATGCAAACCCTGCGGAACTGAATGATTTTATTGATAAAATTTTGAGCCGCTTTAAAAATCCCCAGGTGAATGATGATGTGAAAAGAGTAGGTAGATCCCCTATCCGTAAGCTTGGAAATAATGAAAGAATGCTTACGCCAACGTTGTCATTACATGATTCAGGGATACGTGTTAAATACCTGACAGAAGCGATTGCTGCCGGTTTTCTATTTGATGTTCCGGAGGATGAAGAGTCAGAAAAACTTCAGGAATTCATTTCTGCCAATGGAATTAACAAGGCTGTTGAAGAAATCAGTGGTGTTAAAAACATTGAACTGATTGAAGAAATAAGCAATACGTACAAGACTTTAAAGAAAAAAAGATTATCTGTTTAG
- the hxlB gene encoding 6-phospho-3-hexuloisomerase yields the protein MNQYLESVDEITKELTTTLQSINKEEVTLLLNEISKADKVFFVGVGRVLLSLKSVAKRLAHLGVNTYIVGQITEPAITEKDLLIVGSGSGETAFPLIIAKKAKQHNARVAHIGANPESSMREFADVFVRIPVTTKLNKPNEIPSVQPMTSLFEQSLLLLGDTLALIMIKEQQINMKNLWEFHANLE from the coding sequence ATGAACCAATACCTTGAATCAGTTGATGAGATCACGAAAGAGCTTACGACTACATTACAAAGTATTAATAAGGAAGAAGTGACACTGCTGCTCAATGAAATCAGCAAGGCTGATAAAGTATTTTTTGTTGGCGTCGGAAGAGTGCTGCTATCACTTAAGTCAGTAGCGAAAAGACTTGCACATCTCGGAGTTAACACGTATATCGTAGGCCAGATTACTGAACCTGCTATTACGGAAAAGGATTTGCTGATTGTTGGTTCAGGCAGCGGAGAAACAGCCTTCCCGCTCATCATTGCTAAAAAAGCCAAGCAGCACAATGCAAGAGTTGCCCACATTGGCGCAAACCCTGAAAGCTCTATGAGAGAATTTGCTGACGTCTTTGTTCGGATCCCAGTGACTACGAAGTTAAACAAACCTAATGAAATCCCATCCGTTCAGCCAATGACGAGTCTGTTTGAACAAAGTCTGCTGCTTCTCGGAGATACATTAGCCTTGATCATGATTAAGGAACAGCAAATTAACATGAAAAATCTTTGGGAGTTCCACGCTAACCTCGAGTGA
- a CDS encoding ribulose-phosphate 3-epimerase — MHKRKIDIAPSIMCADLCNLESSVNEIQDLGLDLLHVDVIDGYFSPSMPLGIDTIKQLKTRTSMKFDVHIMAKENEYFIQEMIQLGAHQITFHLETSNHIDRHLQLVKKSGLKAGIALNPATPLSELEYILPLCDTVLLMLINPGFATDKNEKQVSYAAQKVQDLRQLIDAKGLNTRIEVDGRVSFETIPELVKAGADILVAGSTSLFAANQSLEENKKLMDEQIMKGLYEEVK, encoded by the coding sequence GTGCATAAAAGAAAAATCGATATTGCGCCGTCCATTATGTGTGCGGACCTTTGCAATTTAGAGAGCAGCGTAAATGAAATTCAGGATTTAGGACTTGATCTTTTACATGTCGATGTCATTGACGGATACTTCAGCCCAAGCATGCCTCTTGGAATAGATACAATCAAACAATTAAAAACACGCACAAGCATGAAATTCGATGTGCACATTATGGCAAAAGAAAATGAGTATTTTATTCAGGAAATGATTCAGCTTGGAGCTCACCAGATTACGTTCCACTTAGAAACAAGCAATCACATAGACAGACACCTGCAGCTGGTTAAAAAAAGCGGACTGAAAGCGGGAATTGCACTAAATCCTGCCACACCGTTGTCAGAGCTTGAGTACATCCTGCCTTTATGTGACACCGTTTTACTCATGCTGATCAACCCGGGCTTCGCTACTGATAAGAACGAAAAACAAGTTTCGTATGCTGCACAAAAAGTTCAGGATCTGCGTCAACTGATTGATGCGAAAGGATTAAATACACGCATTGAAGTAGATGGAAGAGTTTCTTTTGAAACCATTCCTGAATTAGTGAAAGCTGGTGCAGATATTCTTGTCGCCGGAAGCACAAGTCTTTTTGCTGCGAACCAGAGCCTTGAGGAAAATAAAAAGCTGATGGACGAGCAAATTATGAAAGGTTTATACGAGGAGGTTAAATAA
- a CDS encoding DeoR/GlpR family DNA-binding transcription regulator gives MLKEERQQNILQILNEEHKIIASDMSRRLSVSEDTIRRDLKELDKKGLIKRVHSGALRIGPPVVDFTTRQHISSDIKTRLAKKAMDFINDDMVILIDGGTTNLQFVKQIPLSLKATVITNSPPIAMALGEHQDVEVIMVGGTLFKQSMVNLGIDTVEALDSMRADLYVMGVYNIDPHIGISVPSISEALVKRKMANISTEILAMVTSDKLDTVSNHIICPTSELTYLVTENVNANVKKLYNNQEIVVVE, from the coding sequence ATGCTTAAAGAAGAACGCCAGCAAAATATTCTGCAGATACTAAATGAAGAACATAAAATTATCGCAAGTGACATGAGCCGGAGATTATCCGTTTCAGAAGATACGATTCGCAGGGATTTAAAAGAGCTTGATAAAAAGGGGTTAATTAAGAGAGTTCATAGTGGTGCGCTCAGGATAGGGCCACCTGTGGTTGATTTCACTACACGTCAGCATATTTCCAGTGACATCAAAACGAGACTGGCCAAAAAAGCGATGGACTTCATTAATGATGACATGGTGATCCTGATTGACGGAGGGACAACAAACTTACAATTTGTTAAACAAATTCCTCTATCATTAAAAGCCACGGTTATCACCAATAGTCCACCAATCGCGATGGCGCTTGGAGAACATCAGGATGTCGAAGTCATCATGGTGGGCGGAACGTTATTCAAACAATCCATGGTCAATTTAGGTATAGATACTGTTGAAGCTTTGGATTCAATGAGAGCTGACCTTTATGTTATGGGTGTATACAACATCGATCCCCATATTGGGATAAGCGTACCGAGCATTTCCGAAGCACTTGTTAAAAGAAAAATGGCCAATATCTCAACTGAAATACTCGCGATGGTGACATCAGATAAATTAGACACTGTTTCCAATCATATTATTTGTCCGACAAGCGAGTTAACCTACTTGGTTACAGAGAACGTCAACGCGAATGTGAAAAAGCTGTACAATAATCAGGAGATTGTCGTGGTGGAATAA
- a CDS encoding DUF6173 family protein: MEFKPPNVPDPSVIKPIEQRLAEENYASAFYTKIVDMIKEFEKGLDRDHEVGARLVNYGQSVQFHIQDLGYYNPSLIRFMGTLDNGSRIELIQHVNQISFILMALPKLKEDEPPKRIGYKLAEE; encoded by the coding sequence ATGGAATTTAAACCGCCGAATGTACCGGATCCTTCCGTTATAAAGCCGATTGAACAGCGGTTGGCTGAAGAAAATTATGCGAGTGCTTTTTACACAAAAATTGTTGATATGATCAAAGAGTTTGAGAAAGGGCTGGATCGAGATCATGAAGTGGGAGCGAGGCTAGTGAACTATGGTCAGTCTGTTCAGTTTCATATTCAGGATCTCGGCTATTATAATCCGAGCCTGATTCGGTTTATGGGGACACTGGATAACGGATCGCGTATTGAATTGATCCAGCACGTGAATCAGATCAGCTTCATCTTAATGGCGCTGCCGAAGCTGAAGGAGGACGAACCGCCTAAGCGGATCGGCTATAAGCTGGCTGAGGAGTAA
- a CDS encoding MerR family transcriptional regulator, with the protein MEYTVNQLAKLSGVSGRTLRYYDEIGLLKPARVSSSGYRIYGQREVDLLQQILFYRELEVSLEEIIRIIYHPEFDQVSALQQHYQRLLEKQSRLEQVISTVKKTIESKEGGIPMSDREKFEGFKEKLIQDNEAKYGKEVREKYGDQVVDDSNAKMMGLSEADYKEMQEVEQTFFEQLKLGFETGDPASEEAQKAVELHKKWLSFTWPQYSKEAHAGLGDMYVSDERFTAYYDQHIPGGTEFLRNAIHVYAGK; encoded by the coding sequence ATGGAATATACCGTTAATCAGCTGGCGAAGTTATCGGGAGTCAGCGGCCGGACTCTGCGATATTATGATGAAATTGGGCTGTTAAAGCCGGCCAGGGTCAGCTCGTCCGGTTACCGCATTTACGGGCAGAGAGAAGTGGATCTGCTGCAGCAGATCTTATTTTACCGGGAGCTTGAGGTGAGTCTGGAGGAGATCATCCGGATTATTTATCATCCGGAATTTGATCAGGTTTCGGCTTTGCAGCAGCATTATCAGCGCCTGCTTGAAAAACAGTCCCGTCTTGAACAAGTCATTTCAACCGTGAAAAAGACGATTGAAAGTAAAGAAGGAGGCATTCCGATGTCAGATCGTGAAAAATTTGAAGGGTTTAAAGAAAAACTCATTCAGGATAATGAAGCGAAATATGGAAAAGAAGTGCGTGAGAAGTACGGGGATCAGGTGGTAGATGACAGCAATGCAAAGATGATGGGGCTGTCTGAGGCTGACTATAAGGAAATGCAGGAGGTTGAACAAACCTTTTTTGAACAGCTAAAGCTCGGGTTTGAGACGGGTGACCCTGCGTCAGAGGAAGCGCAAAAAGCCGTTGAGCTTCACAAAAAATGGCTCAGCTTCACCTGGCCACAGTATTCAAAGGAAGCACACGCTGGACTTGGGGATATGTATGTCAGTGATGAGCGATTCACCGCTTATTATGATCAACACATTCCAGGCGGTACAGAGTTTTTACGAAATGCGATTCATGTGTATGCAGGAAAATGA
- a CDS encoding flavoprotein: MNQSFRNFLDTYLNIWRTCSLGELKTIISIDYQAREINEGKIVDFGYEESIEGWKQGFDFVLNNDAKWIINEKSLLPLKDDETLVIITATMEIDGSLLDRSHLFFQTFKRNSIDEWKLVRSYIEAGVTRL; this comes from the coding sequence ATGAATCAATCATTCAGGAATTTTCTCGATACATATCTTAACATTTGGAGAACATGTTCTTTAGGTGAATTAAAAACAATTATCTCAATAGATTATCAGGCAAGGGAAATTAATGAGGGGAAGATAGTGGATTTTGGATATGAGGAATCAATAGAAGGATGGAAGCAGGGTTTTGACTTTGTTCTGAACAATGATGCGAAATGGATTATAAACGAAAAATCGTTGCTCCCTTTAAAAGACGATGAAACGTTAGTCATAATAACCGCTACGATGGAGATAGACGGAAGTTTGCTGGACAGATCTCATTTATTTTTTCAGACATTTAAAAGAAATAGCATTGATGAATGGAAGTTAGTCAGGAGTTATATAGAAGCAGGGGTTACGCGTTTATAA
- a CDS encoding AraC family transcriptional regulator — translation MNWIQSLQASIDYIEDHLLEELSTERIAQQANVSPFHFQRMFTLLTNMPVGEYIRKRRLTLAAHEIVRDQIKIIDAAYKFGYDTPEAFSKAFKKQHGLSPREAKSGSGKLKYYNRLVIQVTLEGEKAMNVEMIEKGAIRLTGVKREVSMENGENTREIPKLWQEVNQDGTTAELAAMNDGEIKGVLGVCVDKSSERPYLLDYWVAASHNGEGNERFEKLEIPPSKWAVFGVNGAMPHAIQGMWKRIYSEWFPVSGYKHAGTPDLEVYPDGDPMSEDYYCEIWIPVK, via the coding sequence GTGAATTGGATCCAGTCTTTACAGGCATCTATTGATTATATCGAGGATCATCTTTTAGAGGAGCTGTCGACAGAGAGGATTGCACAGCAGGCCAATGTTTCGCCGTTTCATTTTCAGAGAATGTTTACCCTGCTGACGAATATGCCTGTCGGGGAGTATATTCGAAAAAGAAGGCTGACGCTCGCTGCGCACGAGATTGTCAGGGATCAAATTAAAATCATTGATGCTGCTTATAAGTTTGGTTATGACACTCCTGAAGCATTTTCGAAAGCATTTAAAAAACAGCATGGTCTTTCACCGAGAGAAGCAAAAAGTGGCAGTGGAAAGCTGAAATACTATAACCGCCTGGTGATCCAGGTGACATTGGAAGGGGAAAAGGCGATGAATGTTGAGATGATTGAAAAAGGGGCTATCAGACTGACAGGGGTGAAGCGGGAGGTATCGATGGAAAACGGAGAAAATACAAGAGAGATCCCGAAGCTCTGGCAGGAAGTGAATCAGGATGGAACGACAGCCGAGCTTGCGGCTATGAATGATGGTGAAATCAAAGGGGTGCTCGGTGTATGTGTGGATAAAAGCAGTGAAAGGCCTTATTTATTGGATTACTGGGTTGCCGCCTCGCATAATGGAGAAGGAAATGAGCGATTTGAAAAGCTTGAGATCCCTCCATCCAAGTGGGCTGTCTTCGGAGTGAATGGTGCGATGCCGCATGCTATTCAGGGAATGTGGAAACGAATTTATTCAGAGTGGTTTCCTGTCAGTGGCTATAAACATGCTGGAACGCCGGATCTTGAGGTTTATCCGGATGGAGATCCGATGAGTGAGGATTATTATTGCGAGATTTGGATTCCCGTTAAATAA